The Puntigrus tetrazona isolate hp1 chromosome 19, ASM1883169v1, whole genome shotgun sequence genome has a segment encoding these proteins:
- the LOC122323305 gene encoding zinc finger and BTB domain-containing protein 22-like isoform X1 — translation MDVDVVSFRLPGHGDTALSNMNFLRTQQHFCDVTIVAGGRRMFRGHKVVLAACSVFLRDQFLMNPSSELQQVSMLHSSAVVCELLQSCYTGMLQFSAKEIVNYLTAASYLQMEHVVEKCRGALSQYMQPRSCSPLVNISTSNKSIQTMKSEDYSSMPVIVSVRGSDASGQFEEGDGPEDDIIQVQIYDEHQDQEKLSGAEEEDREAVVVLDDHSQLDAGIEEANMDGRAKGNGIRGTGRMWRRRHGEHRGRGFKHRKRYVFKDRKLMGNYQDYQEHLPTQDETMGNFGEDFQADFKSNQNLTDRSVFAEYRPGEGQGEEIGSDGGPAHFGVGASSGEDGMGVGTHTNEHGAADESVAVVGSTSCVAGPVVCEQCGLALCSLQDLAMHSLSTHRLYVCPCCGKHFSHFNILNRHMIVHRGVSKLHCCPLCHKTFTQKSTLYDHINVHSGERPYVCAYCQVSFAHRSALRRHLMEQHGKTMPQNHMEMQQNNDGGVGLGFKSHLNR, via the exons ATGGATGTGGATGTGGTGAGTTTTCGTTTGCCTGGGCACGGAGACACCGCCCTGAGTAACATGAACTTCCTGCGGACGCAGCAGCACTTCTGTGATGTCACCATTGTGGCGGGAGGCCGGCGCATGTTCAGGGGTCACAAGGTCGTGCTGGCCGCTTGCTCTGTTTTTCTCAGGGACCAGTTTCTCATGAACCCCTCATCGGAGCTACAG CAGGTGTCAATGTTGCACAGCTCAGCGGTGGTATGTGAGCTCCTCCAGTCCTGTTATACAGGGATGCTGCAGTTCAGTGCCAAAGAGATTGTCAACTACCTGACTGCAGCCAGCTACCTGCAGATGGAGCATGTGGTGGAGAAGTGCAGAGGAGCCCTGAGCCAGTACATGCAGCCCCGGAGCTGCAGCCCACTTGTGAACATCTCAACCTCAAACAAGTCTATTCAGACTATGAAATCGGAAGACTATTCGTCTATGCCAGTGATTGTCAGT GTCAGAGGATCAGATGCATCTGGTCAATTCGAGGAAGGGGACGGGCCTGAGGATGACATAATTCAGGTGCAGATCTATGATGAACATCAGGACCAAGAGAAGCTCTCTGGTGCTGAGGAGGAAGACAGAGAAGCTGTTGTTGTGTTGGATGACCACAGTCAGCTGGACGCAGGAATAGAGGAGGCCAATATGGATGGTCGAGCCAAAGGAAACGGCATCAGAGGGACGGGTCGCATGTGGAGACGACGGCACGGAGAGCACAGGGGAAGAGGCTTTAAACACCGGAAACGATACGTATTCAAAGACCGCAAGCTTATGGGTAACTATCAGGATTATCAGGAGCACCTTCCAacacaagatgagacaatgGGTAATTTTGGAGAAGACTTTCAGGCAGATTTTAAGTCCAATCAGAATCTCACAGATCGTTCTGTCTTTGCTGAGTACAGGCCTGGAGAGGGACAAGGAGAAGAGATTGGCTCCGATGGAGGTCCTGCACACTTTGGTGTGGGAGCTTCCAGCGGGGAAGATGGAATGGGAGTCGGGACACATACAAATGAACACGGAGCTGCTGACGAGTCCGTGGCGGTGGTGGGATCCACGTCCTGCGTAGCGGGACCAGTAGTGTGCGAGCAGTGCGGACTAGCCCTTTGCTCATTGCAGGACTTAGCCATGCATTCCCTGTCAACACACCGGCTGTATGTGTGTCCGTGCTGCGGGAAGCACTTCAGTCACTTTAATATCCTCAACCGTCACATGATCGTCCACCGCGGAGTATCCAAGCTCCACTGCTGCCCCCTGTGCCACAAGACCTTCACTCAGAAGTCAACACTATATGACCACATAAATGTGCACAGTGGGGAGCGGCCATATGTATGTGCATACTGCCAAGTCAGCTTTGCCCACAGGTCTGCTCTGCGTCGTCACCTGATGGAGCAACACGGAAAAACCATGCCCCAAAACCACATGGAGATGCAGCAAAACAATGACGGTGGTGTTGGGCTAGGGTTTAAATCACATCTGAATAGGTAA
- the LOC122323305 gene encoding zinc finger and BTB domain-containing protein 22-like isoform X2 — MDVDVVSFRLPGHGDTALSNMNFLRTQQHFCDVTIVAGGRRMFRGHKVVLAACSVFLRDQFLMNPSSELQVSMLHSSAVVCELLQSCYTGMLQFSAKEIVNYLTAASYLQMEHVVEKCRGALSQYMQPRSCSPLVNISTSNKSIQTMKSEDYSSMPVIVSVRGSDASGQFEEGDGPEDDIIQVQIYDEHQDQEKLSGAEEEDREAVVVLDDHSQLDAGIEEANMDGRAKGNGIRGTGRMWRRRHGEHRGRGFKHRKRYVFKDRKLMGNYQDYQEHLPTQDETMGNFGEDFQADFKSNQNLTDRSVFAEYRPGEGQGEEIGSDGGPAHFGVGASSGEDGMGVGTHTNEHGAADESVAVVGSTSCVAGPVVCEQCGLALCSLQDLAMHSLSTHRLYVCPCCGKHFSHFNILNRHMIVHRGVSKLHCCPLCHKTFTQKSTLYDHINVHSGERPYVCAYCQVSFAHRSALRRHLMEQHGKTMPQNHMEMQQNNDGGVGLGFKSHLNR, encoded by the exons ATGGATGTGGATGTGGTGAGTTTTCGTTTGCCTGGGCACGGAGACACCGCCCTGAGTAACATGAACTTCCTGCGGACGCAGCAGCACTTCTGTGATGTCACCATTGTGGCGGGAGGCCGGCGCATGTTCAGGGGTCACAAGGTCGTGCTGGCCGCTTGCTCTGTTTTTCTCAGGGACCAGTTTCTCATGAACCCCTCATCGGAGCTACAG GTGTCAATGTTGCACAGCTCAGCGGTGGTATGTGAGCTCCTCCAGTCCTGTTATACAGGGATGCTGCAGTTCAGTGCCAAAGAGATTGTCAACTACCTGACTGCAGCCAGCTACCTGCAGATGGAGCATGTGGTGGAGAAGTGCAGAGGAGCCCTGAGCCAGTACATGCAGCCCCGGAGCTGCAGCCCACTTGTGAACATCTCAACCTCAAACAAGTCTATTCAGACTATGAAATCGGAAGACTATTCGTCTATGCCAGTGATTGTCAGT GTCAGAGGATCAGATGCATCTGGTCAATTCGAGGAAGGGGACGGGCCTGAGGATGACATAATTCAGGTGCAGATCTATGATGAACATCAGGACCAAGAGAAGCTCTCTGGTGCTGAGGAGGAAGACAGAGAAGCTGTTGTTGTGTTGGATGACCACAGTCAGCTGGACGCAGGAATAGAGGAGGCCAATATGGATGGTCGAGCCAAAGGAAACGGCATCAGAGGGACGGGTCGCATGTGGAGACGACGGCACGGAGAGCACAGGGGAAGAGGCTTTAAACACCGGAAACGATACGTATTCAAAGACCGCAAGCTTATGGGTAACTATCAGGATTATCAGGAGCACCTTCCAacacaagatgagacaatgGGTAATTTTGGAGAAGACTTTCAGGCAGATTTTAAGTCCAATCAGAATCTCACAGATCGTTCTGTCTTTGCTGAGTACAGGCCTGGAGAGGGACAAGGAGAAGAGATTGGCTCCGATGGAGGTCCTGCACACTTTGGTGTGGGAGCTTCCAGCGGGGAAGATGGAATGGGAGTCGGGACACATACAAATGAACACGGAGCTGCTGACGAGTCCGTGGCGGTGGTGGGATCCACGTCCTGCGTAGCGGGACCAGTAGTGTGCGAGCAGTGCGGACTAGCCCTTTGCTCATTGCAGGACTTAGCCATGCATTCCCTGTCAACACACCGGCTGTATGTGTGTCCGTGCTGCGGGAAGCACTTCAGTCACTTTAATATCCTCAACCGTCACATGATCGTCCACCGCGGAGTATCCAAGCTCCACTGCTGCCCCCTGTGCCACAAGACCTTCACTCAGAAGTCAACACTATATGACCACATAAATGTGCACAGTGGGGAGCGGCCATATGTATGTGCATACTGCCAAGTCAGCTTTGCCCACAGGTCTGCTCTGCGTCGTCACCTGATGGAGCAACACGGAAAAACCATGCCCCAAAACCACATGGAGATGCAGCAAAACAATGACGGTGGTGTTGGGCTAGGGTTTAAATCACATCTGAATAGGTAA